In Ruegeria sp. SCSIO 43209, the sequence CACCGCCCGCGGGCACCGTGGTCACCGTCAGATCATATTTATGCCCCAGAAACTTGGCCGTCGTCAGATTGTCGGCCAGACCCAGCTCGGCCCCCGCCTTGCCCAGATCTTCGGGAATCGGGTCGAGGTTGGACAGAACCGGAGGGCGCTCAACCTCTTGCTGCAGATAGGTCACTGAAATCGCAACCTCAGCCTGCGCAGCGCCAGATGTCAGCGTCAAGGCTGCAAGAACAAAAGAAAATCTGAACATGTTCGCGCCTCCTCCCCGGCCCTAAAAGTAAAAGCCGGTCGAAAATGGGAAAGCCATTCGACCTTAGTCGCAGATTTCGCCCATCTGCAACCAAGGTCGAATGTCGCGTTGTTTTTGCCTGCGCTATGACCGGGGAAAGCTTCAGCAGGAGGATGAAATGCGTCTTGGTTTTTACAGCGCGGCGATTGCGGCTACAGTGACAGCGGGCATGGCGCTGGCACATGGAGATGTCGCGCCCCAGCCGGTAAATACGGATGCCCTGCCCGACGTGAGCGAGGAATGGTTGATCGAGAACCCCTATCGCGATCAGGGCGAAGAGGTCTGGCAGGCTGCAATCGAAATCGGCGATTCCGGCTATAACCAGAACTGCGCACGCTGCCACGGTTTGGGCGTCGTATCGGGCGGACTGGCGCCTGACCTTCGCTACCTCGAGGCTGAAGAATACGGCGATGAATGGTATATCGAACGCTTCCGTGAGGGCTATACCCAGAACGGCATCACCAAGATGCCCGCCTTTGGCGATCTGTTGGGCCAAAAGGCCGCCTGGGCCATTCGTACCTATATCGAGACCCGCCCCGAT encodes:
- the pedF gene encoding cytochrome c-550 PedF; amino-acid sequence: MRLGFYSAAIAATVTAGMALAHGDVAPQPVNTDALPDVSEEWLIENPYRDQGEEVWQAAIEIGDSGYNQNCARCHGLGVVSGGLAPDLRYLEAEEYGDEWYIERFREGYTQNGITKMPAFGDLLGQKAAWAIRTYIETRPDDGALDDHSDRLKEIRDELAAMAEGADGDTAALQSELNEIAGTIETGSGAPVADSVALRAAVLISGEAPDFAQAAEQLTIGLSAAQ